The following proteins are encoded in a genomic region of Xanthomonas citri pv. mangiferaeindicae:
- a CDS encoding TonB-dependent receptor, whose protein sequence is MVRRRCRLFVAVSLSVCAAAHAQDPTARTLDKVVVTASRTGQLAETAPQTVVIIDREQIDQQLRLSSNSSDVLSNLLPAYTPSRGKLTGSGETLRGRTPLILVDGIPQSNPLRPTGREAHTIDYAMVERIEVIQGASAMNGLGATGGTINLITRRPEPGKAQQHLALQTTAATHRVDDETIGVRADYRISGMQGQWSYLLGAGYEDQGLWLDGNGTAIGTDVTQGDLMASKAFDVHAKLGYWIDANQELQFSLNRYRIRADGDYLTVPGDRASRRPTTSLRGTPPGTPAWNDVWTTGLSYTHHDLAGMTLQAMVFNQEFEGLFGADRSSSFQDPEIAPIGTLYDQSRSLASKWGAKTSLGRDDLLDGRLKLTTGIDALWDSGEQDLYATGRTYVPESEFRSLAAFVQADYRLLPTLTLQGGWRHEDAKLRIDSYRTLYRFNRVDVEGGELSFQQSLRNVGLVYAPSDPFNVYTSYSEGFGMPDVGRVLRAIDTPGTSVADLRSLEPILTRNAEVGARLRTGAWDVDVSAFQSRSDFGARVVAVDGAFQLSREKTAIEGVDASVRYRIDEAHRVGLSYAWTRARYDSDTDGRLDARLDGLNVAPNRLIGTWSAQWTPTLSSFIQGQIAFDRSFDDPAKTFDGYALLDAGLDIELARGSVSLGIANLLDRQYISYYSQSALVEPARYFAGRGRTVTVGYRLDF, encoded by the coding sequence ATGGTGCGCAGGCGTTGCCGGTTGTTCGTCGCTGTTTCGTTGTCCGTCTGCGCCGCAGCGCATGCCCAGGACCCCACCGCCCGCACGCTCGACAAGGTCGTCGTGACCGCGTCGCGCACCGGCCAGCTCGCCGAGACCGCGCCGCAGACGGTGGTGATCATCGATCGCGAGCAGATCGATCAGCAGTTGCGGTTGAGCAGCAACTCGTCGGACGTGCTGTCCAATCTGCTGCCCGCCTACACCCCCAGCCGCGGCAAGCTGACCGGCAGCGGCGAGACGCTGCGCGGCCGCACGCCGCTGATCCTCGTCGATGGCATCCCGCAGTCCAATCCGCTGCGGCCGACCGGGCGCGAGGCGCACACGATCGACTACGCGATGGTCGAGCGCATCGAGGTGATCCAGGGCGCCAGCGCGATGAACGGTCTGGGCGCGACCGGCGGCACGATTAATCTGATCACCCGGCGCCCTGAGCCGGGCAAGGCGCAACAGCACCTGGCGCTGCAGACCACCGCGGCGACGCATCGGGTCGACGACGAGACGATCGGCGTCCGTGCCGACTACCGGATCAGCGGGATGCAGGGGCAGTGGAGCTACTTGCTGGGCGCCGGTTACGAGGACCAAGGGCTGTGGCTGGACGGCAACGGCACCGCCATCGGTACCGATGTCACCCAGGGCGACCTGATGGCGTCGAAGGCCTTTGATGTCCACGCCAAGCTCGGTTACTGGATCGATGCGAATCAGGAACTGCAGTTCAGTCTCAACCGCTATCGCATCCGCGCCGACGGCGACTACCTCACCGTGCCCGGTGACCGCGCCAGCCGGCGGCCGACGACCTCGCTCCGCGGCACCCCACCGGGTACGCCGGCCTGGAACGATGTCTGGACGACCGGGCTGAGCTACACCCACCACGACCTGGCCGGCATGACGCTGCAGGCGATGGTGTTCAACCAGGAATTCGAGGGCCTGTTCGGCGCCGACCGCTCGTCGAGCTTCCAGGACCCGGAGATCGCGCCGATCGGCACGCTCTACGACCAGTCCCGCTCGCTGGCCTCCAAATGGGGCGCCAAGACCAGCCTGGGGCGCGACGATCTGCTCGACGGCCGGCTGAAGCTGACCACCGGCATCGATGCGCTGTGGGACAGTGGCGAACAGGACCTCTACGCGACCGGCCGGACTTACGTGCCCGAGTCAGAGTTCCGCAGCCTCGCCGCGTTCGTGCAGGCCGACTACCGGCTGTTGCCCACGCTCACGCTGCAGGGCGGCTGGCGGCATGAGGACGCCAAGCTGCGGATCGACAGCTACCGCACGCTGTACCGCTTCAACCGGGTCGACGTGGAAGGCGGCGAGCTGTCGTTCCAGCAGTCGTTGCGCAATGTGGGACTTGTGTATGCGCCGTCCGACCCTTTCAACGTCTACACCAGCTACTCCGAGGGCTTCGGCATGCCGGATGTCGGCCGCGTGCTGCGCGCGATCGACACGCCCGGTACGTCGGTCGCCGACCTGCGTTCGCTCGAACCGATCCTCACCCGCAATGCCGAAGTCGGCGCGCGGCTGCGAACCGGGGCCTGGGACGTGGATGTGAGCGCGTTCCAGTCGCGTTCGGACTTCGGTGCGCGGGTGGTCGCGGTCGATGGCGCTTTCCAGCTGTCGCGCGAGAAGACCGCGATCGAGGGCGTGGATGCGAGCGTGCGCTATCGCATCGACGAGGCCCATCGCGTCGGCCTGTCCTACGCCTGGACTCGCGCCCGCTACGACAGCGACACCGACGGCCGGCTCGATGCGCGGCTCGATGGCTTGAACGTCGCGCCCAACCGGCTGATCGGCACCTGGTCGGCGCAGTGGACGCCGACGCTGTCGTCGTTCATCCAGGGCCAGATCGCCTTCGACCGCAGCTTCGACGACCCGGCCAAGACCTTCGACGGCTACGCGCTGCTCGACGCCGGGCTGGACATCGAACTGGCCCGCGGCAGCGTCAGTCTGGGCATCGCCAACCTGCTCGACCGGCAGTACATCAGCTACTACTCGCAGAGCGCGCTGGTCGAGCCGGCACGCTACTTCGCCGGTCGGGGCCGCACGGTGACGGTCGGCTATCGGCTGGACTTCTGA
- a CDS encoding antibiotic biosynthesis monooxygenase: MYGLIGKMTLAPGQRALVVSALLDGTRAMPGCLSYIVAEDPSDADAIWVTEVWVSQADHQASLALPAVQAAIAKARPYITGFAERIETTPLGGYELSAAGRSG; the protein is encoded by the coding sequence ATGTACGGTTTGATCGGAAAGATGACGCTGGCGCCCGGCCAGCGCGCGCTGGTGGTGTCGGCGCTGCTGGACGGCACCCGGGCAATGCCCGGTTGCCTGAGCTACATCGTGGCCGAAGACCCGTCCGATGCGGATGCGATCTGGGTGACCGAGGTCTGGGTCAGCCAGGCCGATCACCAAGCCTCGCTCGCGCTGCCGGCGGTCCAGGCGGCCATCGCGAAGGCCCGGCCGTATATCACGGGCTTCGCCGAACGCATCGAGACGACGCCGCTCGGTGGCTACGAACTGTCAGCCGCCGGCAGGTCCGGCTGA
- a CDS encoding carboxymuconolactone decarboxylase, producing MHVSPAFALFMEQAPEHAKAWRQAADALGAASALDAKTADLAYLAVLAATGNTSGLAFHVQSAKSHGASRQEVLSAVLIGLPAAGAVVIGALPAALEAYDGQDQ from the coding sequence ATGCACGTCTCGCCCGCATTCGCTTTGTTCATGGAACAAGCACCCGAGCACGCCAAGGCCTGGCGCCAGGCCGCCGACGCCTTGGGCGCTGCCAGCGCGCTGGATGCCAAGACCGCGGACTTGGCCTATCTCGCAGTGCTGGCCGCCACCGGCAACACCTCGGGCCTGGCGTTCCACGTCCAGTCGGCCAAATCGCACGGCGCCTCGCGGCAGGAAGTCCTGAGCGCCGTGCTGATCGGCCTGCCGGCCGCGGGCGCAGTCGTCATCGGCGCCCTCCCCGCCGCGCTGGAGGCCTACGATGGGCAAGACCAATAA
- a CDS encoding transcriptional regulator, with product MTMLKLTRIGNSVGVVLPKDILSRLNLEAGDALYLSESPDGYRLSPYDPEFERQMEVARKVMKRRRAALRELAK from the coding sequence ATGACCATGCTCAAGCTCACCCGCATTGGCAATTCGGTCGGTGTCGTGTTGCCGAAGGACATCCTGTCCCGGCTCAATCTCGAAGCGGGCGATGCGCTCTACCTCAGCGAGTCTCCCGACGGCTATCGCCTCTCGCCCTACGATCCGGAGTTCGAGCGGCAGATGGAGGTCGCGCGCAAGGTGATGAAGCGGCGGCGGGCAGCGCTGCGAGAATTGGCGAAGTGA
- a CDS encoding dihydroxy-acid dehydratase, producing MPDYRSRTSTSGRNMAGARALWRATGMTDGDFHKPIVAIANSFTQFVPGHVHLKDMGQLVAREIERVGGVAKEFNTIAVDDGIAMGHDGMLYSLPSRELIADAVEYMVNAHCADALVCISNCDKITPGMLMAALRLDIPVVFVSGGPMEAGKTKLADHKLDLVDAMVMAADPAASDEQVAAVERSACPTCGSCSGMFTANSMNCLTEALGLSLPGNGTLLATHADREQLFLQAARTAVELCHRWYGGEDPTALPRGIATFEAFENAMTLDIAMGGSTNTILHLLAAAQEAGVDFTMTDIDRLSRRVPQLCKVAPNVPDYHVEDVHRAGGVPAILAELARGGLLHTEVATVHARTLGDALAAWDVATVQDEKVHTFFRAGPAGIPTQTAFSQATRWPTLDVDRAQGCIRDLAHAYSQEGGLAVLAGNLAADGCVVKTAGVDAAIHVFEGPARVYESQDAAVAGILGDEVQPGEVVVIRYEGPKGGPGMQEMLYPTSYLKSKGLGKRCALLTDGRFSGGTSGLSIGHVSPEAAAGGTIALVRNGDRIRIDIPSRAIDLCVAAEELAARRTAQHALGWKPAQPRPRKVTAALKAYALLATSADKGAVRNLALLGD from the coding sequence ATGCCCGACTACCGCTCCCGCACCTCCACTTCCGGTCGCAACATGGCCGGCGCCCGCGCGCTGTGGCGCGCGACCGGCATGACCGACGGCGACTTCCACAAGCCGATCGTCGCGATCGCCAACTCGTTCACCCAGTTCGTGCCCGGCCACGTGCATCTCAAGGACATGGGCCAGTTGGTCGCGCGCGAGATCGAACGCGTGGGCGGCGTCGCCAAGGAGTTCAACACCATCGCGGTCGACGACGGCATCGCGATGGGCCACGACGGCATGCTCTATTCGCTGCCCAGCCGCGAACTGATCGCCGACGCGGTCGAGTACATGGTCAACGCGCACTGCGCGGATGCGCTGGTGTGCATCTCCAACTGCGACAAGATCACTCCGGGCATGTTGATGGCGGCATTGCGGCTGGACATCCCGGTGGTGTTCGTTTCGGGTGGGCCGATGGAAGCAGGCAAGACCAAGCTCGCCGACCACAAGCTCGACCTGGTCGACGCGATGGTGATGGCCGCCGACCCCGCCGCCAGCGACGAGCAGGTCGCCGCGGTCGAACGCAGCGCCTGCCCGACCTGCGGCTCATGCTCGGGCATGTTCACCGCCAACTCGATGAACTGTCTGACCGAGGCGCTGGGCCTGTCGCTGCCGGGCAACGGCACCCTGCTGGCCACCCACGCCGACCGCGAGCAACTGTTCCTGCAAGCCGCACGCACCGCGGTCGAGTTGTGCCACCGCTGGTACGGCGGCGAGGACCCGACCGCGTTGCCGCGCGGCATCGCCACGTTCGAGGCGTTCGAGAACGCGATGACGCTCGATATCGCGATGGGCGGCTCGACCAACACCATCCTGCATCTGCTCGCGGCCGCCCAGGAGGCCGGTGTCGACTTCACGATGACCGACATCGATCGGCTCTCGCGCCGCGTGCCGCAGCTGTGCAAGGTCGCACCCAACGTGCCCGATTATCACGTCGAGGACGTGCATCGCGCCGGCGGCGTGCCGGCAATCCTGGCAGAACTCGCGCGTGGCGGCCTGCTGCACACCGAGGTCGCCACCGTGCACGCCAGAACGCTCGGCGACGCGCTCGCGGCCTGGGACGTCGCCACCGTGCAGGACGAGAAGGTGCACACGTTCTTCCGCGCCGGCCCGGCCGGCATTCCCACGCAGACCGCCTTCAGCCAGGCCACGCGCTGGCCCACGCTCGACGTCGACCGCGCCCAGGGGTGTATCCGCGACCTCGCGCATGCGTACTCGCAAGAAGGCGGCCTGGCTGTGCTCGCCGGCAACCTGGCCGCCGACGGCTGCGTGGTCAAGACCGCCGGCGTCGACGCTGCGATCCATGTGTTCGAAGGCCCCGCGCGCGTGTACGAAAGCCAGGACGCCGCGGTCGCCGGCATCCTCGGCGACGAGGTGCAGCCCGGCGAGGTCGTGGTGATCCGCTACGAAGGCCCCAAGGGCGGCCCCGGCATGCAGGAGATGCTGTATCCGACCAGTTACCTGAAGTCCAAGGGCCTGGGCAAGCGCTGCGCGCTGCTGACCGATGGTCGTTTCTCCGGCGGCACCTCCGGCCTATCGATCGGCCACGTCTCGCCCGAGGCGGCCGCCGGCGGCACGATCGCCCTGGTCCGCAACGGCGACCGCATCCGCATCGATATTCCCAGCCGTGCAATCGATCTGTGCGTCGCCGCCGAGGAACTCGCGGCACGCCGCACCGCGCAACACGCGCTCGGCTGGAAGCCGGCCCAGCCACGCCCCCGCAAAGTCACCGCCGCCCTCAAGGCCTATGCGCTGCTGGCGACCAGTGCGGACAAGGGCGCGGTGCGCAATCTGGCGCTGCTGGGCGACTGA